One window from the genome of Salvia splendens isolate huo1 chromosome 9, SspV2, whole genome shotgun sequence encodes:
- the LOC121747481 gene encoding ethylene-responsive transcription factor WIN1-like: MVQKTKFRGVRQRHWGSWVAEIRHPLLKRRVWLGTFETAVEAARAYDEAAVMMSGRNAKTNFPVPENFEESSSTELSSPPPSSSIISEKLRKCCKSPSPSVTCLRLDNESSHIGVWQKRAGSESDANWVMTIELGKEEIVNDDRSGGVVAAVAEFGDERDEEKKIALQMIEELMN, translated from the exons ATGGTTCAGAAGACAAAGTTTCGAGGAGTCCGGCAGCGGCATTGGGGCTCTTGGGTGGCCGAGATCCGCCACCCATTATT GAAGAGGAGGGTGTGGCTGGGGACTTTTGAGACGGCGGTGGAGGCGGCGAGGGCGTACGACGAGGCAGCGGTGATGATGAGCGGCAGAAATGCCAAAACAAACTTCCCAGTTCCGGAAAACTTTGAAGAAAGCAGCAGCACTGAGTTATCCTCACCGCCGCCTTCTTCGTCCATTATCAGCGAGAAGCTTCGCAAATGCTGCAAATCGCCGTCGCCTTCTGTAACGTGCCTCAGGCTCGACAACGAGAGCTCCCACATCGGAGTCTGGCAGAAACGGGCCGGTTCAGAATCCGATGCCAACTGGGTCATGACCATTGAGCTCGGCAAGGAGGAGATCGTGAATGACGACCGGAGTGGGGGTGtggtggcggcggtggcggagTTCGGAGACGAGAGGGATGAAGAGAAGAAGATTGCATTGCAAATGATTGAAGAACTTATGAATTAG
- the LOC121749181 gene encoding putative late blight resistance protein homolog R1B-16: MAVYAALFPLKSKLRGYLKHYDACFDPPSLQLTQHLYKEVVSFQELLGRLDSRSRERLNASLAQIAVAIPKFHDLFSLHLSEQYDKVPEQRKRRLLRLGLNPDEEEQGSDPVSRLIDLRHLKPNVHSLIQTFKKVKEEHEEKEEDLCANKAKMVGLSDLQTLLKEELVRAWSQDVKLLSVAGMAGIGKTTLARTIYEDFDIVEWFECRAWVEVGREWQLHKIIRNILDQVNSHEMEDDDERVSECLRESLKGKRFLIVLDDVWDAKVCHDIKKLAATIGYLVGSRVLLITRMQGVVEGVGLESGIDSMDMRLMDKDESWDLLREKVFATEPCSFQLEKAGRKIAEKCDGLPLTIIKVAHLLSGSEKTVEYWNEGATRDKHQVFKAAYDEVSKVLYPSYENLPHHLKMCLLYMGVFPQNAEIPTSKVVNMWLAEGLLEQNKAKSLKKHALKCLDELASSSVMVYKRSTRSSSVMSIAEKGIKFCGLHSSWWHLCQHEARKNNFFCVLDSQEDSSEESIKSQSRLCIHKNILLCIKEVYDSVEENFAFSARSLLLYGPYSRYPVPICSALRKLEVLDALKIRFYDFPLQVVELVELKYLALTYDGEIPPSISKLQRLQFMIVCPHQHIRSGGASLYLPREIWDIEELRHLHVMGSDLPDLWGTPLPNLTTLLDV; encoded by the exons ATGGCAGTTTATGCTGCTCTGTTTCCACTCAAGTCCAAGCTTAGGGGATATCTAAAGCACTACGACGCTTGCTTTGATCCTCCATCTCTCCAACTCACACAGCATCTCTACAAAGAGGTTGTCTCCTTTCAAGAACTTTTGGGGAGATTGGACAGCAGAAGCAGGGAAAGATTGAATGCTTCGCTTGCACAAATCGCAGTGGCAATACCCAAATTCCACGATCTGTTTTCATTGCATCTCTCTGAGCAATACGACAAAGTTCCAGAACAGAGAAAGCGAAGGTTACTTCGCTTAGGCCTAAATCCAGATGAAGAAGAACAAGGAAGCGATCCAGTCTCACGTTTGATAGACCTCAGACATCTAAAACCTAATGTCCATTCCTTGATTCAAACTTTCAAGAAGGTGAAAGAGGAGCacgaagaaaaagaagaagatttATGTGCAAACAAGGCCAAGATGGTTGGATTATCCGATCTGCAGACTCTGCTCAAGGAAGAGCTAGTAAGAGCGTGGAGTCAGGATGTGAAATTACTCTCGGTTGCTGGGATGGCGGGCATCGGTAAGACCACTCTTGCTCGTACAATATACGAAGATTTTGATATTGTAGAATGGTTTGAATGTCGTGCGTGGGTGGAAGTAGGCAGAGAGTGGCAGTTGCACAAGATTATAAGGAACATTCTAGATCAAGTGAATTCCCATGAAAtggaagatgatgatgagagaGTGAGTGAGTGCTTGAGAGAGAGTTTGAAGGGTAAGAGATTCTTGATTGTATTGGATGATGTGTGGGATGCAAAGGTTTGTCATGACATAAAGAAGCTTGCAGCTACTATTGGGTATCTAGTTGGGAGCAGAGTTTTGCTTATCACTAGGATGCAAGGAGTAGTCGAAGGCGTTGGGTTAGAATCCGGGATTGATTCCATGGATATGCGGCTTATGGACAAGGACGAAAGTTGGGATCTTCTTCGTGAGAAGGTGTTTGCTACGGAGCCATGCTCGTTCCAGCTCGAGAAGGCTGGAAGGAAGATTGCAGAGAAATGTGACGGCCTTCCTCTTACAATCATCAAAGTGGCTCATCTCCTATCAGGATCAGAGAAGACCGTGGAGTACTGGAACGAGGGAGCAACGCGAGATAAACATCAAGTCTTTAAAGCTGCATATGATGAAGTATCAAAGGTGCTATATCCAAGCTATGAAAACTTACCTCATCATTTGAAGATGTGCCTTTTGTATATGGGAGTTTTCCCTCAAAATGCTGAAATTCCCACGTCCAAGGTTGTAAACATGTGGCTTGCTGAGGGATTACTCGAACAGAATAAGGCTAAATCTTTAAAGAAGCATGCTCTAAAATGTTTGGATGAGCTTGCTTCAAGTAGTGTTATGGTTTACAAAAGGAGCACTAGAAGTTCCTCTGTGATGTCCATTGCTGAGAAAGGGATCAAATTTTGCGGCCTCCATTCTTCGTGGTGGCACCTCTGTCAACACGAAGCTAGGAAGAACAACTTTTTCTGCGTACTCGACAGTCAGGAAGACAGTTCAGAGGAAAGTATAAAAAGTCAGAGCAGGTTGTGCATTCACAAGAACATCTTACTTTGTATCAAAGAGGTATACGATTCAGTAGAGGAAAACTTTGCGTTCTCTGCAcgttctctcctactttatggTCCATATAGTCGATATCCAGTGCCAATATGTTCTGCTTTGAGAAAGCTTGAGGTGCTTGATGCTCTCAAGATTCGTTTCTATGATTTCCCATTACAAGTAGTAGAACTAGTTGAGTTAAAGTACCTTGCTCTCACGTACGATGGGGAGATCCCTCCTTCCATATCCAAACTTCAAAGGCTTCAATTCATGATTGTTTGTCCACATCAGCACATCAGATCAGGTGGAGCTTCGTTGTATCTGCCTCGAGAGATATGGGATATCGAAGAACTGAGGCATCTTCATGTCATGGGAAGTGATTTACCTGATTTATGGGGCACCCCGTTGCCAAACCTCACGACGCTTTTGGAT GTCTGA
- the LOC121748168 gene encoding DEAD-box ATP-dependent RNA helicase 15-like translates to MGEVKDNEVYEEELLDYEEEEEKAPDSANGKPSGETVKKGYVGIHSSGFRDFLLKPELLRAIVDSGFEHPSEVQHECIPQAILGMDVICQAKSGMGKTAVFVLSTLQQIEPVSGQVAALVLCHTRELAYQICNEFERFSTYLPDLKVAVFYGGVNIKTHKDLLKNECPHIVVGTPGRILALARDKDLSLKNVRHFILDECDKMLESLDMRRDVQEIFKMTPHDKQVMMFSATLSKEIRPVCKKFMQDPMEIYVDDEAKLTLHGLVQHYIKLTDLEKNRKLNDLLDALDFNQVVIFVKSVSRAAELNKLLVECNFPSICIHSGMSQEERLTRYKGFKEGLKRILVATDLVGRGIDIERVNIVINYDMPDSADTYLHRVGRAGRFGTKGLAITFVSSASDSDVLNQVQERFEVDIKELPEQIDTATYMPA, encoded by the exons ATGGGCGAAGTAAAAGACAACGAAGTCTACGAGGAAGAGCTTCTCGACtacgaggaagaagaagagaaagccCCCGACTCAGCCAACGGAAAGCCTTCCGGGGAAACCGTCAAAAA GGGTTATGTAGGGATTCATAGCTCGGGTTTCAGAGATTTTTTACTGAAGCCAGAGCTTCTCCGAGCGATTGTGGATTCTGGGTTTGAGCATCCATCAGAAG TGCAACATGAATGTATACCTCAAGCTATCCTGGGAATGGATGTTATTTGTCAAGCGAAGTCTGGGATGGGAAAAACTGCTGTATTCGTTCTCTCTACCCTACAACAGATTGAACCTGTTTCTGGCCAAGTAGCTGCCCTTGTCCTCTGTCATACAAGAGAACTAGCATATCAG ATTTGCAATGAGTTTGAGCGATTTAGTACCTATCTGCCTGATCTGAAAGTTGCAGTGTTCTATGGTGGTGTTAACATTAAAACCCACAAGGACTTGCTGAAGAATGAATGCCCCCATATTGTTGTCGGAACACCTGGAAGGATACTAGCTCTTGCTAGAGACAAGGATCTTAGTTTAAAAAATGTGAGGCACTTCATTCTTGATGAGTGTGATAAGATGCTAGAGTCACTTG ATATGAGAAGAGATGTTCAAGAGATTTTCAAGATGACCCCGCATGATAAGCAAGTGATGATGTTCTCAGCTACCCTGAGCAAGGAGATTCGTCCTGTTTGCAAGAAGTTCATGCAAGAT CCAATGGAAATTTATGTGGATGATGAAGCAAAATTGACTCTTCATGGGCTTGTACAG CATTACATCAAGCTGACAGATTTGGAGAAGAACCGGAAGTTAAATGACCTTCTTGATGCCTTGGATTTCAACCAGGTTGTCATTTTTGTTAAAAGTGTTAGCCGGGCAGCTGAACTAAACAAGTTGCTTGTAGAGTGCAACTTTCCATCGATATGCATACACTCTGGAATGTCTCAGGAAGAAAG GCTAACACGCTACAAAGGTTTTAAAGAGGGTTTGAAGAGAATCTTAGTTGCAACTGATTTAGTTGGAAGAGGAATTGACATTGAGCGTGTGAACATTGTTATAAATTATGATATGCCAGATTCTGCAGATACCTACCTACACAGG GTGGGCCGAGCTGGTCGATTTGGCACCAAGGGGCTTGCTATTACGTTTGTATCATCTGCATCAGATTCTGATGTTCTCAATCAG GTTCAAGAGAGGTTTGAAGTTGATATAAAGGAGCTCCCTGAACAAATTGATACTGCTACATACA TGCCGGCTTGA